The DNA window CATGTAAAGGCAGTATTATATGCATTCTAACAGTAGTACAATCACAATAATAACACCACCTGAAACATCAGGACCATCACCCCAGCAAAGCCacttattatcattatcacctaACATCATCAACACAATTACCATCACCGTCTTCATGGCTATCGACTCTGCCACcatcatgataaaaaaatgataattatgatggcGAAGAAGTTGATGATGGATGTACGTGAAGATGGtattaaaaaatgaaaataaaattgggAAGCTAATTTCTCCCGCAGTTAGAATACTACTATTGCATTATTGCTGTTTGTCTCCGTTGGTGATACCTTATTGAGTTACCAAGTGGGAAGCAGTATCAGAGACGCTTCAGGCAGCCACCATACGACTCATTTCTGACAAAGACTCACAGCTTAGATCGAagcttttattttttggtGGAGGGATGAAATCGGAAAACCAGCAGAAAAACCCTCTGAGCAAAGGGAAACACCAACTAACTCAACTCACGTCAGGGGCACTACAGAGAGATGCTCTGCCAGCTGCGTCATCAactgatgattgtgatgatgatgactacgatgatggaaaatgaaaaaaatgaaaatgataTTGGTGAAcaagacgatgatgatgatggtaccGAAAATGATATTGAcgaagaagatgatgatggtgatgactatGATGATGGTACTTGTGGTACTGAAAATGATATTGATGaagaagatgatggtgatgtttatgatgatgatggtactgAAAATGATATTaatgagatgatgatgatggtaatggttaTACCACTATCACTTACCAATAAGCACTTCCGCCACTTCATCGTTCCCGCTCAGGCAAGCTACTCGCATCAGCGGTGTCCAACCATTATACGTATCCTCCAGGTCGACTTGTGCACCGTCTTTTAGCATCCATAGCAACAGGTCGTCATGGCCACCGTCCGCTGCCCAGTGCACGGAGGTGAGCCCGTTCTTGTCACGGGATCCCCACTCCACGCCTCGTTCCCGGAGTAGTTTGGCCGGCTCTTCTTGTCCGGAGTAGCAGGAGATCATCATACATGTCTTACCGGACGAGTTGAAGTAATTCGGGTCCGCGCCAAACTCTAGCAACGTCTCCATGACATCTAACAAAGAGATTTGTtcacttaaagaatgtcgctcaaccactcctttccattgtttatcattgagaATACAGCGGTTTATCCGCAAGGAAAtccaaaataacaatcaatgAACTCTGATATGTTAtggacgatatttgattgaatatgtcttggttacttgcttgaattagccgatggaaatggatgctttgtgtgactcgccattgagcgggagcataaaatggcggcgtgattggtgGCAGTACAGAAAATTCGTATCTGCgaactttttggcattttaaCGACTGCGTATGGTAATTCAATGAAGAATGTTTCAACCATGAATGTTTTTGCATGTTGTAATATTAtctgtaaacaaaaaaacaaaaaaagaccGACAGAGTCTCTTTAAAGAGCTCATCACACCTTGCACACAGACGGTGAAGGCCTCTTAACTATCAGCGAATAGTCACCAAGATGCAAAGCCTCTAGGCCAGATTTCTCCCAACTTTCTCCCATCTCATTGGTTCTCATTGACTTACTTCCCGAAACTGGTCagggtggccacggtagcgcgcgtcgcactataacagcGCACGtccttaaaaataaacttctaGGAGCCGTCTTGCCCACAACCCCCTGCGAGTACACAGATgcactgggtacgagtctgcaTCTTGCGCATGCGCTTTTATGCCCTCTTTTCCCGCCGTTTAAGCACTCGCGGGAGTCAACGATATTCATAGCTGTACAAAGCAGTCGATATCACAGTTGTGCAAACAGTTAGTGTCTTTTGTCCCACTGTCTGGCCAATGACGTCAGAGCCTTTAAATAACAATAGACTAGGCTCGTTTCATAGAAAACGTTTCATAAATGTGTCTGTGGAACAATTAGTAGGCTTCCTTTGAAATACAATTATTATGTCGGTCGTTAAATCATTTTTGATGTTCCGAAAAAAACTTTTTCCAATTAGGAAAGGGGCAATTTTCATTTGAACtttatttttaacattttaagaATAACTAGAAAGGGTTGAAGTATATTGAACTATTGAATTAACAGGGAACTAAAACCGTGAATTTTCGAAACATATCGAAACGCGTAAAGAGACATTGAGATGAATAGTACTGAAACATGGTTTAGTTTAGAAATAGAATATATTAGATCATCTAAGGGGATGTCAATTTGTTTCCAAGTTCCCTGTAGATTGTTGTTTCATGAGAAACATAATTGACATAAAGGAAAACTATTAGAGAAAAAATTAACTCTAATCGGAAACccaagaaaatatatttgaaaaGTCATATTTTCTTCCCCCCAATTATTTAGTAACGCTTAGAATAAGTCGAACTATTGAATGCGGCCTTTTTGTCATTGTATTCATATTCAAATATTTAGTCTTAAAACAATTCAGTATAACATAATTCTGGTTCCaagcatctttttttttaaaaaagcgcAAAACTGAACTATAGAAGATCTTATAAGCGAATAAAATTTAATCTGCTACAGTGTAACAGTTCAATTGTACATTTAAGTGAGAATAATTCGCATTTTATATACAAGTATTACTATTTAAGAATGCAAATATAAACTGTGCTTGTGGCATAAAGGCATGACCTTGTTCGAATCGAGAGTTGTGAAGGGTGTAAAAtggtgaaataataaaataatactcACCGATGTACCCTTTCTGAGCAGCAACCATGAGAGGTGTCAGCCCAAACTTGTCCATCACCTCGACTACCGAGTTATTCTCGGATAAAATCTTTCTAACTTGGTCCAAGTCTTGTCTTGCTACAGCTTTATGCAATTCAGCTCCCGACGGTGGCTCTTTTGCAGTGAAGACATGGTTCGGTTGGCTCCATCTCGCCGCGCCATGACCAAGAGTTTGCTGACTGCCATCAACGAAGCGTGAGCGACAGAGGTATTCGGTATTCGGCTCCAAACTCTTAAATACGTGACTATTTCCATATCCTTGGTAGTTTGTCAGAGGGTCCAACGCCGGGGCGCCCGGGCTAGGACTGCTTGAGCGTGCTTTGCTAATTTGAATGTGATGTAAAGTCTTCTTGTCATTTTCCCAGGAAACCTCGATGCTGTTATAAGTAACCTTGCCTATCGTGATGGAAGGAAACATAGCCATAGCGCTCTGTACTGATTTGTCAATAATTCCTTGGGGATTGTTTGATTTCCGTTCTACAACTTGGAACACGATCTACGTAAGCTCCTCCCCGGGGTCTTCGATGGTGTCTCTCTCGGCTTTCGTTTCCTAGTGTAGCATTAGCTGTTGTTAGCTTTCCTCGACGACTGTTGCTGCGTGTCAGCGAAGCATGTCAAAAAAGATGATGAACTTCCCTTTGTTTTCACACTGACTTAAGATTTGTTTTTGAAAGCACTCATAACATTACTTGCAAATGTCACGCAGTGCGAGTTTAAGTTTTATAAATAGGGTTATTTTCAAACTCTGGGTTAATGGTTTTTATTAAAACTTTAGCAAATTGAATTTTTGTACATGCGCGCTTGTGTCCATTTATTATGAACGATCTCTTCGTAAATAAAATAGCTCTTGCTGGAAACTTCAAATACTCTGCAAATAAGGCAAGCGATGCATGCCGGGTAAAGTGACAGTGCGTGGTAATCTCTAAAGTCTGAGTGTCTGTCAACCTCCATTTGTCATCCCTGCAAAAGTGAATttagcatccatttccatcggctggtATAGGGAAGCTATTTTTAAAGTTCGATTGAATTTTGTAAATGAAGTATAAGAGTTTATTTCTGAGTGattaaaaatatctcaaacatTATGCGATTTGATTTTCACCccgccattttttgctcccgctcaatgccaagtgactcaaagaatccatttccatcggccaaTTCCAGCAAGTAACCAATAattaatcaaatatcgtcaataacatatcagactttattcgtagatttttattttgaagtttccctTGCCGAATGACATTCTTTAAGCTTGATTAGCTTAACACTGGCAATGTATGCAAAAGGAGCTTCCTTTACCTCGAATTTGATAAGTTTCTTCGCAAACTCTGAATCCTTTACTAGTTTTGTATCACATTTTATCCATTCCATTTTCATTCCAACCCTTAAATTTTTTTCACCTCTAAACCAAAGATTTCTTTTTCCTTGAATTGATTTTtgttaaagttattttttccGCATCTATATCTACAAGATCTAGAGGATTTGCTTTATTGTCACTCTAACGAAACCCAAATTTTCTTTTATCATTGTAAATATTGACCGATGTAACGTTAATGACACTGTATACTGCTAGCAGGCGGAAATTGTGTGTAAGTAGAATAAGAGCTTTTATCAGCTACTTTTGCTCCTTCAGTACAATTCCGCCATCACAATCGAACAATCTCTCTCAATCATTGTTTTGATTCCATCGTTCTAAGTCCTGGCTGTACCTTCATCCGATATTCCTTCAATTTTCCCAGAAGTATGACATAGACAGGCTTGagctgggctacctgtggtttaaaaaaaaacagaacgAACACAAGAGACAAGGAACAAGAGACCATTGAAGACATGACAAGATGAAGTCAATAGCGGTTTGATAAAGCGATTCATTAGGCCGGTGTGAGCCTACGATCTCAATCTAAACGACCTGGAACCGACTACAGAAAATGGCGTCGCGAATAATAAGCGTGCTGGAGGGATAAGATTATCTCTAAAAAGCTTTCAATGTGTGTTCTTTATTGTCTCTCCATTTCCTCTGATGGCTATCCCACGATTTTCACTCTGATGGTTATTTAAGTGACCAATTCGCGACTTTGTGACTGAATGAAAAAGAGATTTTGCGTGTGGAATGTGAAATCCCCTACCCTTCACGTTCTCTcacaaaaacgaaaaaaaaaaagaaatattgacTGAAACAGAAGCCGGCGTCAGGCTAATAAAGAGgtgaaaaatcaaaacaaaagatTTTCGTGAATAAAAGCATATCACCAAAACACATAAATAAAGGTTGTTACTTTTGGGATAAATGTAGCGGCGAAGAACGAATAAGGAAGCAATGACGGTTAGCACACTTTCTTCCTTAGAGTGATGGTGTCGATAGTATAAGGGACCAGCCATTTCTGAcatctgaaataaaatttgagAAAGCCACTGAGATCTTTAGAAAATAACAGAAATAAAATGGAACAAGCGATTCTTGACTTAAGGTAAAGCGACATGCCAGGGAGAAAATCTCCTACCTTCACGTCATATGTCAAGTGGTCGATCCCTTATATTTAGAATCAAAAGTGACTATCTATTGCACTACACTATGACCCTTGATAATCAACGCAGCTAATTCGACACGTTTTGAAGGCCGTCAATCAAACCGTTACCATAGCGACCATCATAAGCTGAGTAGAGACAACTGCCAACTCAGTGCTCAGGTTTGTGGTACGCTCTGCCATTAAAGAGGTTGGGTCAgacactcctttgttattgtttacaattgaaaatacagtggtttatttgcaaggaaacttGCCA is part of the Nematostella vectensis chromosome 13, jaNemVect1.1, whole genome shotgun sequence genome and encodes:
- the LOC5507312 gene encoding fibronectin type 3 and ankyrin repeat domains protein 1-like; this translates as MAMFPSITIGKVTYNSIEVSWENDKKTLHHIQISKARSSSPSPGAPALDPLTNYQGYGNSHVFKSLEPNTEYLCRSRFVDGSQQTLGHGAARWSQPNHVFTAKEPPSGAELHKAVARQDLDQVRKILSENNSVVEVMDKFGLTPLMVAAQKGYIDVMETLLEFGADPNYFNSSGKTCMMISCYSGQEEPAKLLRERGVEWGSRDKNGLTSVHWAADGGHDDLLLWMLKDGAQVDLEDTYNGWTPLMRVACLSGNDEVAEVLIAKGADVNRTDKSGKTVLMAASMNGHFNLVRLLVEKGADIMAQNKEGKTALEFARSFERHRIIKYLEYQYQKEEKQRKAELLEQRSRQIREESRQNMESLAAKAC